In Hymenobacter sp. DG01, one genomic interval encodes:
- a CDS encoding T9SS type A sorting domain-containing protein, which produces MKKLFTGLTLLLGAATAHAQTFTDPRSQFTQLVDSLISPLDKSRIPGSILYDRVPATANLHLFTQYTGSNASHFFQSYFELKESAYGLASFTQERSSLRPLAESMTTADRTMGGDLPIGILDYQFAVLDTLAEERGTIREIGGLYYDGSGSPYEAKRVTVISPLADTVAGQVRLTMPALFQFQNTSRQPSHCLVQVGSSQYTLSGGGSALVTFPSSGYQGLTFTMYFTDGSSAIARSGVIVKSALATRPNGVVTMPISPNIIGGTWNDYNGQTTYGEGEALSYLFNPQSQADGKLRNPLIVMDGFDPSDKRKIDRIYGDFSPLIPALQVAGKERDLIVLNFPKTRRRVDMPRQTVYKDVDGGADYIERNSLVLVELLSRIKPLMADPNQKVSIIGPSMGGLISRYALALMEKNFANSGNPATYNNPYWKHNVDLWFSFDGPHQGANIPMGDQEFIDYFSGMSEAAENNAARLNSIAAKQMLVNHRLDQGGTNYHIPFMRALQNNGLAGSYGYPTQVRRVALANGIINGQMNTGAGTPGATGLQLDVARIAGNKRRQFFYRSTTPGTQISANMYFAPAAGQRGTVFNGEARVIVAMLKPVQKRREIKLTSGSQGSYDLAPGGTYDSQFQIQDGTLKGKQLPGYEFRFSNLRPLHSFIPTVSALGFQYKNMANYNGTGQLPNPYTDLSSRSLSCNDETPFDSYYAYPYSNGAHVTVDDGAKAFIVRELFNVTQPATFRPSNPTTICPNGTAYISLNDCNQRLSNVTYNWSLTGPGAFTTSGTGSVTNGGTVQAIKNNTGQAGTITVSVVAVRAGAAPSPAVTYSFQVTAGGDPLDAYITFNQGQVRICPYSTVTVHAEGLTSGPYTWTKRTIRAGTTTTPQTITTTSPDLPVTVRYDEIEVTVTAPGSCSGVNLPKSYVYVSPEPSTDGRYCDPYSYYLSPVPSNQYFMISTVENTDPQQAQEAMALPEEENPHAYHAELFNDRGKKVKTGNTKNGKLRFDTADLPNGIYHVQLRRGSQTQTRNLIIQH; this is translated from the coding sequence ATGAAAAAACTCTTTACCGGCTTAACCTTATTGCTTGGGGCTGCCACTGCGCACGCACAAACTTTCACTGACCCGCGAAGTCAGTTCACGCAGCTGGTGGACAGCCTGATTTCACCCCTGGATAAGTCCCGCATCCCTGGGAGCATCCTCTACGACCGGGTACCCGCCACTGCTAACCTGCATTTGTTCACGCAGTATACGGGTTCAAATGCCTCGCATTTCTTCCAAAGCTATTTTGAGCTGAAGGAATCGGCATATGGCCTGGCTTCCTTTACCCAGGAGCGTTCCTCCCTGCGGCCCCTGGCGGAAAGCATGACGACGGCTGACCGTACCATGGGCGGCGACCTGCCGATAGGCATTCTTGATTATCAGTTTGCAGTACTGGATACCCTGGCGGAAGAACGCGGCACAATCCGCGAAATCGGCGGGTTATACTACGATGGCTCAGGCTCGCCCTACGAAGCGAAACGGGTCACGGTCATTTCTCCGCTGGCTGACACCGTGGCCGGGCAGGTGCGACTGACCATGCCGGCCTTGTTTCAGTTTCAGAATACCAGCCGGCAGCCCAGTCATTGCCTTGTGCAGGTTGGCTCCTCCCAATACACGCTCTCCGGAGGCGGTAGTGCTCTGGTAACGTTCCCCTCCTCAGGCTATCAGGGACTGACTTTTACCATGTATTTCACGGACGGCTCTAGTGCTATTGCCCGATCTGGTGTGATAGTGAAATCAGCCCTGGCTACCCGCCCGAATGGCGTGGTTACCATGCCTATTTCCCCCAATATCATCGGCGGCACCTGGAACGACTACAACGGCCAGACTACCTATGGAGAAGGAGAAGCCCTGAGCTATCTGTTCAACCCACAAAGTCAGGCTGATGGCAAGCTCCGCAATCCGTTGATTGTAATGGATGGCTTCGACCCCTCGGACAAACGCAAGATTGACCGTATCTACGGGGACTTTTCCCCTCTGATTCCTGCCCTGCAGGTGGCCGGCAAGGAGCGGGATTTGATTGTTCTGAACTTTCCTAAAACTCGGCGGCGGGTAGATATGCCTCGTCAGACGGTGTATAAGGACGTGGATGGCGGCGCGGATTACATCGAGCGCAATTCGCTGGTGCTGGTAGAGCTGCTGAGCCGCATCAAACCGTTGATGGCCGACCCGAATCAAAAGGTTTCCATCATTGGTCCCAGCATGGGCGGGCTAATCTCTCGCTATGCCCTGGCTTTGATGGAGAAGAACTTTGCCAACTCCGGCAACCCGGCCACCTACAACAACCCCTACTGGAAGCACAATGTAGACTTGTGGTTTTCGTTTGATGGCCCGCACCAGGGGGCAAACATTCCCATGGGTGATCAGGAGTTTATCGACTACTTCTCCGGTATGTCGGAAGCGGCGGAAAACAACGCAGCCCGCCTGAACTCGATTGCGGCTAAACAGATGCTGGTAAATCACCGTCTGGATCAGGGTGGTACCAACTACCACATTCCGTTTATGCGGGCCCTGCAGAACAATGGCTTGGCCGGTTCCTATGGCTACCCTACGCAGGTTCGCCGCGTCGCCTTGGCCAATGGCATCATTAACGGGCAGATGAACACGGGCGCCGGCACACCAGGGGCCACCGGACTGCAGCTGGATGTGGCTCGTATCGCAGGCAATAAGCGTCGCCAGTTTTTTTACCGCAGCACCACGCCGGGCACCCAGATTTCGGCCAATATGTATTTCGCCCCTGCGGCCGGCCAGCGGGGTACGGTATTCAACGGGGAAGCCCGCGTAATTGTCGCAATGCTTAAACCCGTGCAGAAGCGCCGGGAAATTAAGCTAACCAGCGGCTCTCAGGGTAGCTACGACCTGGCCCCAGGCGGCACCTACGATTCACAGTTCCAGATCCAGGACGGTACGTTGAAAGGCAAGCAGCTTCCTGGCTACGAGTTCCGCTTCTCCAATTTGCGGCCCTTGCACAGCTTTATTCCTACTGTTAGCGCCCTGGGCTTCCAGTATAAGAATATGGCCAACTACAACGGTACTGGCCAGCTGCCAAACCCCTATACGGACCTGTCATCGCGCAGCCTCTCCTGCAATGATGAAACGCCCTTTGACTCCTATTATGCCTACCCTTACAGCAATGGGGCTCACGTAACGGTGGATGATGGCGCCAAGGCCTTTATTGTGCGGGAGCTGTTTAACGTAACGCAGCCGGCGACCTTCCGCCCCTCGAACCCCACTACCATCTGCCCCAACGGAACGGCCTACATTTCCCTTAATGACTGTAACCAGCGCCTGAGCAATGTAACCTACAACTGGAGCCTCACCGGCCCTGGTGCTTTCACCACTTCCGGTACGGGCAGCGTGACCAACGGCGGCACCGTGCAGGCCATCAAAAACAACACTGGCCAGGCCGGCACCATAACCGTTAGCGTAGTTGCTGTTCGCGCCGGGGCGGCCCCCAGCCCGGCCGTTACCTATTCCTTCCAGGTTACTGCCGGAGGTGACCCACTGGACGCTTACATCACCTTTAACCAAGGCCAGGTACGCATCTGCCCTTACAGCACTGTGACAGTGCACGCTGAAGGCCTGACTAGCGGTCCCTACACCTGGACCAAGCGCACGATTCGAGCCGGCACGACTACTACGCCGCAGACAATCACTACGACTAGCCCGGATTTGCCCGTTACGGTACGCTATGATGAAATTGAAGTCACGGTAACGGCTCCTGGTTCGTGCTCCGGCGTCAATCTGCCTAAATCCTACGTGTATGTTTCGCCTGAGCCCAGCACCGATGGCCGCTACTGCGACCCATACTCCTACTACCTCTCGCCGGTACCGAGCAATCAGTATTTCATGATCAGCACGGTGGAAAACACTGATCCGCAGCAGGCTCAGGAAGCGATGGCTCTCCCGGAGGAGGAGAACCCCCATGCCTACCACGCGGAGCTGTTTAATGACCGCGGCAAAAAGGTTAAGACCGGCAACACCAAAAATGGCAAGCTGCGTTTTGATACGGCTGATCTGCCCAACGGCATTTACCACGTCCAACTGCGGCGCGGTAGCCAGACTCAGACCCGCAACCTTATAATTCAGCACTAG
- a CDS encoding tol-pal system protein YbgF → MALGTLLFSVAGSQAQQVDSAGISRRIELQNVDVAPSAVDTKGWLLMDNDIKTELEGGVSNLYNFKFDKAERQFRSLRRRYVHHPLPYFLMGLSAWWKIVPTNVSTKQFDKAFFAYMDTATTKAEALYKQDNQNYEACFFLSASYGFSSRLHAERHDWAKATIEAKRALDYLEKSREANGLSPEFLFGQALFNYYAVWIGEEKPWLKPVLLFFPKGNKALGLQQLRSVTQNAVYTAPEAKFFLMKILTSERENKEAEAFPLVRSLALDYPDNAYFQRFYAMQCFNRGDFRECERVSLEILDKYNQGLQGFDGFSGRYASYFLAFIRKNKYQDVAKAKSYYQRCIVFSESTDQTKGGYYQYANLSLARMATAEKDEKAARRYYEAVLASADRKSDMYREAKQFIKTTRRPTSSRVTDQDPLRTLVHRDN, encoded by the coding sequence ATGGCCTTAGGCACGCTACTGTTTTCGGTAGCCGGCAGTCAGGCCCAGCAAGTGGACTCCGCTGGCATCAGCCGCCGCATCGAGCTGCAGAATGTGGACGTGGCTCCGTCTGCTGTCGATACGAAAGGGTGGCTGTTGATGGATAACGACATTAAAACGGAACTGGAGGGCGGGGTTAGTAACCTCTACAACTTCAAATTTGATAAGGCCGAACGGCAGTTCCGCTCCCTGCGCCGTCGGTACGTGCACCATCCTCTGCCGTACTTCCTGATGGGGCTCAGCGCCTGGTGGAAGATTGTACCGACCAACGTATCTACCAAGCAGTTCGACAAGGCATTTTTTGCCTACATGGATACTGCCACTACGAAAGCCGAAGCGCTCTATAAGCAGGACAACCAGAACTACGAGGCCTGCTTTTTCCTTTCGGCCTCCTACGGCTTCTCCTCCCGGCTGCACGCCGAGCGCCACGATTGGGCCAAGGCGACGATTGAAGCCAAGCGGGCCCTTGACTACTTGGAAAAAAGCCGCGAGGCCAATGGCCTGAGCCCGGAATTTCTCTTTGGCCAGGCCTTATTCAATTACTACGCCGTCTGGATTGGAGAGGAGAAGCCCTGGCTGAAGCCCGTGCTGCTTTTCTTCCCCAAAGGCAACAAGGCTCTCGGGCTGCAGCAGTTGCGTAGCGTAACGCAAAATGCCGTGTACACGGCTCCTGAAGCTAAATTCTTCCTGATGAAGATCCTGACCAGTGAGCGGGAAAACAAGGAGGCGGAAGCCTTCCCGTTGGTGCGCAGCCTGGCCCTGGATTATCCGGACAATGCCTATTTCCAGCGCTTTTACGCTATGCAGTGCTTTAACCGGGGCGACTTCCGGGAATGCGAGCGGGTAAGCCTGGAAATCCTGGATAAGTATAACCAGGGGCTGCAGGGATTCGACGGGTTCAGCGGGCGGTATGCCTCGTACTTTTTGGCTTTCATTCGCAAGAACAAGTACCAAGACGTAGCAAAAGCCAAATCCTATTATCAGCGCTGCATCGTGTTTTCAGAATCTACGGACCAGACTAAAGGCGGCTACTATCAGTACGCTAACCTGAGCTTGGCCCGGATGGCGACGGCGGAGAAGGATGAGAAAGCAGCCCGCCGCTACTATGAAGCTGTGCTGGCCTCTGCTGACCGCAAATCCGATATGTACCGCGAAGCCAAGCAGTTCATCAAGACTACCCGGCGCCCTACCAGCTCCCGGGTTACAGATCAGGACCCGCTGCGCACGTTGGTCCACCGCGACAACTAA